A DNA window from Gillisia sp. Hel1_33_143 contains the following coding sequences:
- the pth gene encoding aminoacyl-tRNA hydrolase codes for MLAFFGRLLGNTKEIQEEVDPMKKFLIVGLGNIGSKYHNTRHNIGFKILDYIAEKEEVTFTTDKLGDMATFRFKGRTFVMIKPSTYMNLSGKAVNYWLAKEKVPLENLMVITDDLNLNFGAIRVKTKGSDGGHNGLKDIQATLNTSNYNRFRFGISDEFSKGNQVDYVLGDWTNEEEDKMPERLETSHKLIKSFGTAGINNTMNTFNGK; via the coding sequence ATGCTGGCTTTCTTCGGAAGATTATTAGGTAACACAAAAGAAATCCAGGAAGAAGTAGATCCTATGAAAAAATTTTTGATTGTTGGACTGGGAAATATCGGTTCGAAATATCACAATACAAGACATAATATTGGTTTTAAAATTTTAGATTATATCGCCGAGAAGGAAGAGGTGACTTTTACTACAGATAAACTTGGAGATATGGCTACTTTTAGATTTAAGGGTAGAACCTTTGTCATGATAAAGCCAAGTACCTATATGAATCTTAGTGGGAAAGCGGTTAATTATTGGCTTGCTAAAGAAAAAGTACCTTTAGAGAATTTAATGGTAATTACAGACGATCTTAACCTTAATTTTGGAGCTATTCGCGTTAAGACTAAAGGTAGTGATGGTGGTCATAATGGGTTAAAAGATATACAGGCAACTTTAAATACCAGTAATTACAATAGATTTAGATTTGGAATTAGCGACGAGTTCTCAAAAGGGAATCAGGTAGATTATGTACTGGGAGATTGGACGAATGAAGAGGAAGATAAAATGCCCGAAAGGTTGGAGACTTCCCATAAATTAATTAAGTCTTTTGGCACCGCAGGCATCAACAATACAATGAATACTTTTAACGGAAAATAA
- a CDS encoding 50S ribosomal protein L25/general stress protein Ctc encodes MKSLTINGSKRESVGKKATKALRNAGQVPCVIYGGGEPLHFAANEIDFKDLVYTPDVHTVVLDLGSDKIDAVLQDIQFHPVTDAILHMDFYQIYDDKEITMEIPIHTEGVARGVKNGGVLRYNLRRLKVKGLPGTLPDYIKADVSKLKIGNKLYVTAVASEDYVIQHPDNTVICQVKTSRNITEDLEDDEDEVAADEVPATETDDVAAVKE; translated from the coding sequence ATGAAATCACTTACGATCAACGGATCTAAAAGAGAAAGCGTGGGGAAAAAGGCAACTAAAGCCCTACGTAATGCTGGACAGGTGCCTTGCGTTATATACGGAGGGGGAGAACCATTACACTTTGCAGCGAATGAGATTGACTTCAAAGACTTGGTTTACACTCCTGATGTGCATACTGTGGTTCTGGATTTAGGGTCAGATAAAATTGATGCTGTTTTACAAGACATCCAATTTCACCCTGTAACAGATGCCATTCTACACATGGATTTTTACCAAATCTATGATGACAAAGAAATTACTATGGAAATTCCTATTCACACTGAAGGTGTGGCTCGTGGAGTTAAAAATGGTGGGGTGTTACGTTATAACTTACGTCGCCTTAAAGTTAAAGGTCTTCCAGGTACACTTCCAGATTATATTAAAGCAGATGTTTCTAAACTTAAAATTGGAAACAAACTTTATGTAACTGCAGTAGCTAGTGAAGATTATGTTATTCAACATCCAGATAACACTGTTATCTGTCAAGTTAAGACTTCTCGTAATATTACTGAGGATCTTGAAGATGATGAGGATGAAGTAGCAGCAGATGAAGTTCCAGCAACTGAAACTGATGATGTAGCTGCGGTAAAAGAATAA
- a CDS encoding ribose-phosphate pyrophosphokinase, with translation MPDLIPEAKIFTCTQSRALSEKIAAAYGTPLGNVITVTYSDGEFQPSFEESVRGSRVFIIGSTNPNSDHLMEMLLMLDAAKRASARHITAVIPYYGWARQDRKDKPRVPIAAKMIASILETAGATRIITMDLHADQIQGFFEKPVDHLFASTVFLPYLRSLNLDNLTIASPDMGGSKRAYAYSKTLESDVVICYKQRAKANVISHMELIGDVTGKNVVLVDDMVDTAGTLTKAADVMMEKGALSVRAICTHPVLSGEAYERIENSQLLELIVTDSIPLKRHSDKIRVVSCANLFADVMQRVHQNKSISSKFIM, from the coding sequence ATGCCTGATTTAATACCTGAAGCTAAGATTTTTACTTGTACCCAAAGTAGGGCACTTTCAGAAAAGATTGCAGCTGCTTATGGTACTCCTCTTGGAAATGTAATTACTGTAACCTACAGTGATGGTGAATTTCAGCCTTCATTTGAAGAGTCTGTAAGAGGATCTAGAGTTTTTATTATTGGTTCTACCAATCCAAATTCAGACCATCTTATGGAAATGCTTTTAATGCTAGATGCAGCAAAAAGAGCATCTGCAAGGCATATCACAGCAGTTATTCCTTATTATGGTTGGGCGCGTCAGGACAGAAAAGATAAGCCTAGAGTTCCAATTGCTGCTAAAATGATTGCAAGTATCTTAGAAACAGCTGGAGCTACACGTATTATCACAATGGATCTTCATGCAGACCAGATTCAAGGATTTTTTGAAAAACCTGTAGATCATCTTTTTGCTTCTACAGTATTTCTTCCGTACCTAAGAAGTCTGAATTTAGACAATTTAACTATTGCCTCGCCAGATATGGGTGGATCTAAAAGAGCGTATGCGTACTCTAAAACTTTAGAGAGCGACGTGGTTATTTGTTATAAACAACGAGCTAAAGCCAACGTGATCTCTCACATGGAACTTATTGGAGATGTTACCGGTAAGAATGTGGTGCTGGTAGATGATATGGTAGATACCGCAGGAACATTAACCAAAGCTGCAGATGTAATGATGGAAAAAGGAGCTTTAAGTGTTCGTGCTATTTGTACGCATCCTGTTCTATCTGGAGAAGCTTATGAGCGTATAGAAAATTCTCAATTATTAGAATTGATAGTTACAGATTCTATTCCATTAAAAAGACATAGTGATAAGATTAGGGTGGTGAGCTGTGCAAATCTTTTTGCAGATGTAATGCAACGCGTGCATCAAAATAAATCTATCAGTTCAAAATTTATTATGTAA
- a CDS encoding site-specific integrase has product MQDLLSILFFIKRNKVDKKGLVPIYMRITYSGKRAEISTMRKIQPLRWSTDGNQVKGNSPEAKLINRNLDIMKNKSYDIFQRLLDSGDNMTSEIIKNIYLGNDEFKKDIIEMFEEHNSRMKKLVGKDYSFRTLQRYATTKKHISSFILFTFKSKDYPVKNIDVKFINSFIYYLKTELDLSHNSSLKYLSYLKKIVRVAYANGWIEKDPFYNFKLKLQVKEREFLSKEEIITIMEKQFTIARIEHVRDVFLFSCYTGLAYSDVFKLTPNNIIMGIDGSQWIKIKRTKTKTLSSIPLLPVAEKIIEKYKYLDDSTGKLLPVYSNQKINSYLKEIADCCEIKKNLTFHMARHTFATTITLSNGVPIESVSKMLGHRSLKITQHYAKILDEKLSEDMNKLRARMSLKENNN; this is encoded by the coding sequence ATGCAAGATTTACTATCAATATTGTTTTTCATTAAAAGAAATAAAGTGGATAAAAAAGGGTTAGTCCCTATTTATATGAGAATAACTTATAGTGGAAAGCGAGCCGAAATAAGCACTATGAGAAAGATCCAGCCCCTGCGATGGTCCACGGATGGTAATCAAGTTAAAGGAAATTCTCCTGAAGCGAAATTGATCAATAGAAATCTGGATATAATGAAAAATAAAAGTTATGATATTTTTCAAAGGCTATTAGATTCTGGAGATAATATGACATCTGAAATCATTAAGAATATTTATCTAGGGAATGATGAATTTAAAAAAGATATCATAGAAATGTTTGAAGAACATAATTCCAGAATGAAAAAATTAGTTGGTAAGGATTATTCTTTTAGAACACTTCAAAGATACGCAACTACCAAAAAACATATTTCTTCTTTCATTTTATTTACTTTTAAAAGCAAGGATTATCCAGTTAAAAATATTGATGTTAAATTCATAAATAGTTTTATTTATTATCTAAAAACAGAATTAGATCTTTCGCATAATTCTTCATTAAAGTATCTCTCTTACCTTAAAAAAATTGTACGTGTAGCCTATGCAAATGGATGGATAGAAAAAGATCCATTTTATAACTTTAAACTTAAACTTCAGGTAAAAGAACGCGAATTTTTATCCAAAGAAGAAATAATAACTATTATGGAAAAGCAGTTCACTATTGCACGTATTGAACACGTGAGAGATGTTTTTCTTTTTTCATGTTATACAGGACTTGCTTATAGTGATGTATTTAAACTTACCCCGAATAATATAATTATGGGAATAGACGGTAGCCAATGGATTAAAATAAAAAGGACTAAGACAAAGACGCTAAGCAGTATACCTCTACTTCCAGTTGCTGAAAAAATTATAGAAAAATATAAGTACCTAGATGACTCAACAGGAAAACTCCTACCTGTTTATTCAAACCAAAAAATAAACAGTTATTTAAAAGAGATCGCCGATTGCTGTGAAATAAAAAAGAATTTGACATTTCATATGGCCAGACATACATTTGCTACCACTATTACCCTATCTAATGGTGTGCCGATAGAATCAGTAAGTAAAATGCTTGGACATCGATCCCTCAAAATAACGCAACATTATGCTAAAATCTTGGATGAGAAATTGAGTGAAGATATGAATAAACTCAGAGCACGGATGTCGTTAAAGGAAAATAACAACTAA
- a CDS encoding carboxypeptidase-like regulatory domain-containing protein, translating into MNNFFKLTLIFLLILPYQISAQKTIEGLYSLPSPTGDFSTSINFSKTGIFEYEHSGHLGTEEYGIGTYSLDRKRIILNYNLTKPLKKSYFESKFWINDNEKVELKVDVFDLEGNPIPYANIYILADNNGVTSNKSGNGKLVLNKENRNAELTISFVGYDEVKIPFNQKYNYENIVHLRKWKRGSAPTPILNQIDTLQILQRRKNEIITLNKNNQEQVWTRLE; encoded by the coding sequence ATGAATAATTTTTTCAAACTGACTTTAATCTTCCTTTTAATTCTTCCGTATCAGATTTCAGCACAGAAAACAATAGAAGGTTTATATTCACTTCCAAGTCCGACTGGAGATTTTTCTACTTCGATTAATTTTTCAAAAACTGGAATTTTTGAATATGAACACTCAGGACATTTAGGAACTGAGGAATACGGAATTGGAACCTACAGCCTAGATAGAAAAAGAATAATTTTAAATTACAATCTGACAAAACCATTAAAGAAGAGTTATTTTGAATCCAAATTTTGGATTAATGATAATGAAAAAGTGGAATTAAAGGTAGATGTATTTGATTTAGAAGGTAATCCTATTCCATACGCTAACATTTACATTCTTGCAGATAATAATGGAGTTACTTCAAATAAATCTGGTAATGGTAAATTAGTATTGAATAAAGAAAACCGTAACGCAGAATTAACTATTTCATTTGTAGGTTATGATGAAGTAAAAATTCCATTCAATCAAAAATACAATTACGAAAATATAGTTCATTTAAGAAAATGGAAACGAGGATCTGCTCCAACACCAATTCTCAACCAAATTGACACTTTACAAATTCTTCAAAGAAGAAAAAATGAGATTATAACTTTAAATAAAAACAATCAGGAACAAGTTTGGACAAGACTTGAGTAA
- a CDS encoding IS3 family transposase has protein sequence MIQCFGVSKQAFYKRLKSHQKRQTQQQLIIRLIKEYRSQYGLRTGGIKLYQELKADMNRLGIKIGRDKFYRVMRMNNLLVPKLKRFHITTDSKHRFFKYKNLVKDKVPTRPEQLWVSDITYIKTQNGHSYLALVTDTYSKQIMGYKLASHMKTSLCIDALRMAIKNRKYKNQKLIHHSDRGIQYCNPQYTSFAEEHGILMSMTEKYDPYENAVAERVNRTLKYEYDLKRTVKNTNLAKKMVKRAVEIYNNKRPHFSLKLNTPNFVHLNRNVDYHSYKRNKQNLELLTI, from the coding sequence TTGATCCAATGTTTTGGGGTTTCTAAACAAGCTTTCTATAAGCGGTTAAAATCTCATCAGAAAAGGCAAACACAGCAACAGCTAATCATTCGACTCATCAAAGAGTATCGGAGTCAGTATGGACTGCGTACCGGTGGAATTAAACTATATCAGGAATTAAAGGCTGATATGAACCGACTTGGCATTAAAATAGGAAGAGATAAATTCTATCGTGTAATGCGAATGAATAACCTGCTCGTTCCTAAATTAAAGCGGTTCCATATTACAACCGATTCAAAACATCGATTCTTTAAATACAAGAACCTGGTAAAAGATAAAGTGCCCACCAGACCGGAACAACTTTGGGTAAGTGATATTACCTATATCAAAACACAGAACGGACACAGTTACCTGGCATTAGTCACAGACACCTATTCTAAGCAAATTATGGGTTATAAATTAGCAAGTCATATGAAGACATCACTTTGCATTGATGCGCTTAGAATGGCCATTAAAAACAGGAAATACAAAAATCAGAAACTCATCCATCATTCCGATCGTGGAATTCAGTATTGCAATCCCCAATACACCAGCTTTGCTGAGGAACACGGAATACTGATGAGCATGACTGAGAAGTACGATCCGTATGAGAACGCCGTGGCTGAGAGAGTCAACAGAACCCTTAAATATGAATACGATTTAAAACGAACTGTAAAAAATACTAACTTAGCGAAGAAGATGGTCAAAAGGGCTGTTGAGATTTACAACAACAAAAGACCACATTTTAGTCTCAAATTGAACACCCCTAACTTTGTTCATTTGAATAGAAATGTAGACTATCATTCCTACAAAAGGAACAAACAAAATTTAGAACTATTGACCATTTAA
- a CDS encoding IS630 transposase-related protein has protein sequence MKEQNEHCRKTSYKKVGYDLKLVIIDQIQNAQISINHASDKYQVSRASIYYWLKKYSTLEQKKQGMSKKDEIKKLKEKIEELEFVKDFQQDIIADMELITGVDMSKKSLPKTLADEIEKKKQNRLKENG, from the coding sequence ATGAAAGAACAAAATGAACACTGTCGAAAAACTTCCTACAAAAAAGTAGGGTATGATCTTAAGCTAGTTATTATTGATCAGATCCAAAATGCACAAATCTCTATCAATCATGCTTCCGATAAATATCAGGTTTCCAGAGCTTCCATCTATTACTGGTTGAAAAAATACAGTACTTTAGAACAAAAGAAACAAGGGATGAGCAAGAAAGATGAAATTAAGAAACTCAAAGAAAAAATAGAGGAACTGGAGTTTGTAAAAGACTTCCAACAAGACATTATTGCTGACATGGAGCTCATTACAGGAGTTGATATGTCAAAAAAGTCATTGCCCAAAACATTAGCAGACGAGATCGAAAAAAAGAAGCAAAACCGTTTAAAAGAAAATGGTTGA
- a CDS encoding DMP19 family protein translates to MKKILVFISSLFFANANAQTEFDLEKVLKIERRDMIVMKIDIYLNSKSEYGENIEKLNPSQRTFLFVENLEREINNGGFNQFYFNSSGDFSQETVNALFEIGAEKTAEIVKKANSEFKNGTVPKDRTERQNELELIEETAEENWNKCDSEFYEYQDNLTELLMAFVIKNKSEFKK, encoded by the coding sequence TTGAAGAAAATTTTAGTATTTATATCGTCATTATTCTTTGCCAACGCAAATGCGCAAACTGAATTTGATTTGGAAAAAGTTTTGAAAATTGAAAGGCGTGATATGATTGTTATGAAAATTGACATTTATCTGAATTCAAAATCTGAATATGGCGAGAATATCGAAAAACTGAATCCTTCCCAAAGAACTTTTCTCTTCGTGGAAAATTTAGAGCGTGAAATAAATAATGGCGGATTTAACCAATTCTATTTTAATTCAAGCGGAGATTTTAGTCAAGAAACTGTAAATGCTCTTTTTGAAATTGGTGCGGAAAAAACAGCGGAAATTGTAAAAAAGGCAAACTCTGAATTTAAAAACGGAACTGTTCCCAAAGACAGAACTGAAAGACAAAATGAACTGGAATTAATTGAAGAAACAGCGGAGGAAAACTGGAACAAATGCGATTCAGAATTTTATGAATATCAAGATAATTTGACCGAATTATTAATGGCATTTGTAATTAAGAACAAATCGGAATTTAAAAAATAA
- a CDS encoding DUF6252 family protein: MKTGIYLILLSFVLTISSCSKKDNCDNPADCLPPETQTGVGTFGCLINGKVFETGGSQLSGPTQQAYYKILNGYFYFGLKGINKNTNQLIAIFGNKIILKEKETYSLEKEGEISFNANYILNGGLLIYKTSGIHKGEIKFSKFDEINGIVSGTFWFDAISEEGETVEIREGRFDMKYN, translated from the coding sequence ATGAAAACAGGTATTTATTTGATCTTACTTTCTTTTGTTTTGACAATTAGTTCCTGTTCCAAAAAGGACAATTGCGACAACCCCGCAGATTGTTTGCCGCCAGAAACGCAAACTGGAGTTGGGACTTTCGGTTGCTTAATTAATGGGAAGGTTTTCGAGACGGGAGGTAGCCAGCTAAGTGGTCCCACACAGCAGGCATACTATAAAATACTAAATGGCTATTTTTATTTTGGATTGAAGGGAATTAATAAGAATACAAATCAACTAATCGCAATATTTGGAAATAAAATAATTCTTAAAGAGAAGGAAACCTATTCATTAGAAAAAGAAGGAGAAATATCATTTAACGCAAATTATATTTTAAATGGAGGATTACTTATATACAAAACTTCTGGAATTCATAAAGGCGAAATTAAATTCTCAAAATTTGATGAAATAAATGGAATTGTTTCAGGTACTTTTTGGTTTGATGCCATCAGTGAAGAGGGAGAAACTGTGGAAATACGTGAAGGCCGTTTTGATATGAAATACAATTAA
- a CDS encoding YeiH family protein has protein sequence MKEIFSKIVYFLIIIIALLGIINSPTALLLGFVYTLIFNNPFKAYSHKAIHYFLKISVVGLGFGMFIKETLETSKEGLSLTIYSIFLTVSLGLLLTRLLKLDLKLGHLITSGTAICGGSAIAAISPVIKAKSKTISIALGIVFLLNSIALFVFPAVGHFLNLTQEQFGLWCAIAIHDTSSVVGAALGYGDEALRIATTVKLSRTLWIIPLSIFSMFLFKTKGEKIKIPYFIVLFIIAIIINSYHILPEPATNFIVLMAKRLLIITLFLVGSTISIKDLKSTGMKPIVFALTLWIFISIFSLIYILN, from the coding sequence ATGAAAGAGATTTTTTCAAAAATAGTTTACTTCCTTATAATTATTATTGCCCTTTTAGGCATTATAAACAGTCCAACTGCATTGTTACTTGGTTTTGTATATACACTTATTTTCAATAATCCGTTTAAAGCATACAGTCATAAAGCAATTCATTATTTTCTAAAAATTTCGGTTGTAGGGCTGGGCTTTGGGATGTTTATCAAAGAAACTTTGGAAACAAGTAAAGAGGGATTAAGTTTAACTATATATTCAATATTTTTAACCGTATCGTTAGGTTTGTTGTTAACAAGACTTTTGAAGTTAGATTTAAAACTAGGTCATCTAATTACATCTGGAACAGCAATTTGTGGTGGAAGCGCAATTGCTGCAATTTCCCCAGTAATTAAAGCTAAAAGTAAAACTATAAGTATTGCTTTAGGTATCGTATTTCTATTAAACTCTATTGCGTTGTTTGTGTTTCCTGCAGTCGGTCATTTTCTAAATTTAACACAAGAACAATTTGGCTTATGGTGTGCTATTGCTATACACGATACAAGTTCGGTAGTCGGAGCTGCGCTAGGTTATGGAGACGAAGCCTTGAGAATAGCAACAACAGTAAAACTATCTAGAACTTTGTGGATTATCCCTTTATCAATTTTTTCAATGTTTCTATTCAAAACAAAAGGAGAAAAAATAAAAATTCCTTACTTTATTGTTTTATTTATTATTGCGATTATTATTAATAGTTACCATATTTTACCTGAACCAGCTACTAATTTTATTGTATTAATGGCTAAACGATTATTAATAATAACATTGTTTCTTGTAGGTTCTACCATTTCTATAAAAGATTTGAAATCTACAGGAATGAAACCCATTGTATTCGCACTAACTTTGTGGATTTTTATTTCAATTTTTTCATTAATATATATATTGAACTAA
- a CDS encoding LysR family transcriptional regulator: protein MKTKLHIFKIVAKHLSFTKAAEQLYISQPAISKAIKNLEQEYKTTLFIRKRNSIEMTKEGKSFLIYVNKILAIYSEMDEQFLHKKETFPKLINFGVSTTLSNYIIPKIIAKFRVKFPETNFNIISNNSENIENLILNQEIDFGITEGSISNPKLQFEKFIKDEIVLVTNVNNNSFKKGSIDIEKLQRIPMIEREKGSGTKVIINKFLLENNIKKLNVAVTLNSTEAIKNYLYNSDDYALLSISAITEDLLNNKLKIIDIKDLSIERWFYFVKRTGYLSNTVEYFEKYIRLNYNF, encoded by the coding sequence ATGAAAACCAAGTTACATATATTCAAAATTGTTGCTAAACATTTAAGCTTCACAAAAGCTGCCGAGCAATTGTATATTTCACAGCCTGCTATATCCAAGGCAATTAAAAATTTAGAGCAAGAATATAAAACAACGTTATTTATTCGAAAAAGAAACTCGATAGAAATGACCAAGGAAGGAAAGTCATTTCTTATATACGTTAATAAAATTTTAGCTATCTATTCTGAAATGGACGAACAGTTTCTACATAAGAAAGAAACCTTCCCAAAACTAATAAACTTCGGAGTAAGCACAACCTTGTCTAACTACATTATACCTAAAATAATTGCGAAGTTTAGAGTAAAATTTCCTGAAACAAATTTTAACATAATCAGTAATAATTCTGAAAATATTGAAAATTTAATTTTGAATCAGGAAATTGATTTCGGAATTACTGAAGGAAGTATTTCGAATCCAAAATTACAATTTGAAAAATTTATTAAAGATGAAATTGTCCTCGTAACCAATGTTAATAATAATTCTTTTAAAAAAGGAAGTATCGATATCGAAAAGTTGCAAAGAATTCCAATGATTGAACGTGAAAAAGGTTCTGGAACTAAAGTAATTATTAATAAATTTTTATTGGAAAATAATATCAAAAAGCTTAATGTAGCAGTAACTTTAAACAGTACTGAAGCTATTAAAAATTATTTATACAATTCTGATGATTATGCACTTCTTTCAATTAGTGCTATCACTGAAGATTTGTTAAATAATAAACTCAAAATTATAGATATTAAAGATTTAAGTATTGAAAGGTGGTTTTATTTTGTAAAAAGAACAGGTTATCTTTCAAATACCGTGGAATATTTCGAAAAATATATTCGGCTTAACTATAACTTTTAG